In Rissa tridactyla isolate bRisTri1 chromosome 23, bRisTri1.patW.cur.20221130, whole genome shotgun sequence, the following are encoded in one genomic region:
- the LOC128901144 gene encoding GON-4-like protein isoform X5, with protein MSLSLKMLPCKKRRAAVAGPQSPREDGELPGAAGSSSVVAADGGFPAKPAPAARTGGGPPSSGPGVWRGPGEASLKGGRRPPGRPGPGPAQEAAGAKEASAAAPLPEGRGSPEAAAEGQGRTPKLYTEVELNSQRDPYLAENQSAVQESPVRSSLQLPVRNPAAMKPLKNTRAGEWPQQTDEENEDLGLFIPLEEQDGEDIERRKRRRKATKRKREGKSQEEEGSLSCDIKLDDTLDRTLEDGAKQHNLTVVNVRNILHEVITNEHVVAMMKAAISETEDIPLFEPKMTRSKLKEVVEKGVVIPTWNISPIKKANEVKPPQFVDIPLEEDDSSDEEYQPDDEDEDETAEESLLESDVESTASSPRGAKRSRTRRSSDEEGGTLCEMEKVTAPVLRHISAEVVPMGPPPPPKPKQNKDSTFMEKLHAVDEELASSPVCMDSYQSLEDSLIAFRTRSKRPLKDVPLGQLEAELRAPDITPDMYDPNTADDEEWKRWLGGLMNDDVENEDEADDDDDPEYNFLEDLDEPDTEDFRNDRAVRITKKEVNELMEELFETFQDEMGFSNMEDEGPEDEDNVTESRPNFNTPQALRFEEPLANLLNEQHRTVKEQLEQLRMKKSSIKPPQEIEKSKPQNEKPLQSLVLDSMQRKRLQQQMQQHVQLLTQIHLLASSNPALSSEASTTRMFLSELGNFARSSTLLRQSFNPKFQTMFQPCNLKGALQLIEDFHAQVQVDWSPRKAVKKSANEFPCLPKQVAWILATRRVFMYPELLPICSLKANPPRDKIIFTKAEDNLLALGLKHFEGTEFPKPLISKYLLPTKTAHQLTVRIKNLNMNRAPDNIIRYYKKTKQLPVLFKCCEEIQPNEWKPPVEREEHRLPFWLKASLPSIQGELKQLAEDAREMPGSPDAESVFLGTGKETSDTGCDEKYPLLMPKGLVLTLKPLANRFSRRAWRRQRSSALKPVLIRPSPCLQPGSNTINIQKTVKLSQSEAPPSKVMVQIPRLIQPATVTQTVSGVQPLSVPAVVGSGDGLEFQNVLSPSYSDSRQAFSAAVPPALVSSNPVTFQPKLMLPALAGAKIRKPCVRKGYQKKKGAKSAPLIKTSPLIQPSPVILTVPATTVKVVNIGNGCNMIQPINTAVGRGAQAIPVTTLLVNPSTFPCPLNQPLVTSSIPSLLVSPNPVGLSASSVGENEDQLNLVPSCPAGNNKNTYPTVEPKVEPPELYVSCSAVSPKEECSTNPATSSTSSQEKVNKGDRCSWTVVEGGENASEPLSVDLLPHLEAPDETVKIEPEDSSDASKEVNPVQKRDLLCAEVKEEFMLDLGQELNMEAACSCSNDLKEIKKEHTLCDEKGEEERGASQSPPQGEQQTDAGGVAGPQLSSESPKNLSYPADVEAEFSSPLGRPEDSSSIDGQSVGTPAGPEAGGEREGQEEEEEDDFDDFTQDEDEEMSSASEESILSVPELQETMEKLTWLATERRLSQEGDSEEENSQEENSEPEEEEEEEGEGMESLQKDDEICGDTSEEPKSAFPSTTAAPQVEAHRTPAGESMKAPGKSRSSHRTRNKRGRARASKDTSKLLLLYDEDILERDPLREQKDLAFAQAYLSRVREALQHVPGKYEDFLRVIYEFEISTDKRTAVDLYSTLQKLLHDWPQLLTDFAAFLLPEQALECGLFEEQQAFEKSRKFLRQLEICFAENPAHHQKIIKVLQSCADCLPQEIAELKTQMWQLLKGHDHLQDEFSIFFDHLRPSASRMGDFEEINWTEEKEYEFDGFEEVSLPDVEEDDEPPKMHAASKNKKRKEIGGQNNDKFSPGVRRVPLSPSWLPLGLTFP; from the exons ATGTCGCTCTCGCTGAAGATGCTGCCCTGCAAGAAGAGGAgagcggcggtggcggggccgcAGAGCCCGCGGGAGGACGGAGAGTTGCCCGGCGCCGCCGGCTCTTCCTCGGTGGTCGCTGCCGACGGCGGCTTCCCCGCCAAACCGGCGCCGGCGGCACGAACCGGCGGCGGGCCGCCCTCCTCCGGCCCGGGCGTGTGGCGGGGTCCCGGGGAGGCCTCGCTGAAGGGCGGGAGGCGGCCCCCCggccggccgggcccgggccccgcGCAGGAGGCGGCGGGCGCGAAGGAGGCCAGCgctgccgccccgctccccgaGGGCCGCGGCAGCCCCGAGGCGGCGGCAGAAGGTCAAG GGAGAACGCCTAAGCTGTACACAGAGGTGGAATTGAATTCGCAGAGAGATCCGTATCTGGCTGAAAACCAATCTGCAGTGCAGGAGTCTCCAGTGAGAAGTTCTTTGCAGCTGCCTGTTAGAAATCCCGCCGCAATGAAGCCACTGAAGAACACCAGAGctggtgagtggccccagcagaCTGATgaggaaaatgaggatttgggTCTGTTTATTCCATTGG AGGAGCAAGATGGAGAGGATAttgagagaaggaagaggaggaggaaggcaaccaaacggaaaagagaagggaaaagtcaAGAAGAAGAGGGATCTTTGTCTTGTGACATCAAGCTAGACGATACCCTTGATCGCACCTTAGAAGATGGAGCTAAACAACATAACCTGACAGTGGTCAACGTGCGAAACATCCTTCAT GAAGTGATCACAAACGAGCATGTGGTTGCCATGATGAAAGCGGCCATCAGTGAGACGGAAGATATCCCTTTGTTT GAGCCCAAAATGACTCGTTCCAAACTGAAGGAAGTTGTGGAGAAAGGAGTG GTGATTCCAACATGGAATATTTCTCCAATTAAGAAGGCGAATGAGGTGAAG CCTCCTCAGTTTGTGGACATTCCTCTTGAGGAAGATGATTCCTCAGATGAAGAATACCAGCCtgatgatgaggatgaggatgagacTGCAGAAGAG AGCTTACTGGAAAGTGACGTAGAGAGCACCGCTTCTTCTCCCCGGGGAGCAAAACGGTCTAGGACAAGGCGATCATCTGATGAGGAGGGAGGGACGCTCTGCGAG ATGGAGAAGGTTACTGCACCCGTTCTTAGGCACATCAGTGCTGAAGTAGTTCCcatgggacctccaccacctcctaaaccaaagcaaaacaaagacagcaCGTTCATGGAGAAGCTGCATGCAGTGGATGAAGAATTGGCTTCAAGCCCAGTATGCATGGATTCTTACCAG tCTCTGGAAGACAGCCTCATTGCCTTCCGAACCCGATCTAAGAGACCGCTGAAGGATGTCCCTCTTGGTCAGCTGGAGGCTGAGCTCCGCGCCCCAGATATCACGCCTGATATGTATGATCCCAACACTGCAGATGACGAAGAATGGAAAAGGTGGCTTGGGGGTCTCATGAACGATGATGTGGAGAATGAAG ATGaagcagatgatgatgatgacccTGAGTACAACTTCCTGGAAGATCTGGATGAACCAGATACAGAAGACTTCAGAAACGATCGTGCTGTGAGAATTACCA aaaaggaagTGAATGAACTGATGGAGGAGCTGTTTGAGACA TTTCAGGACGAGATGGGTTTCTCGAACATGGAAGATGAAGGTCCAGAAGATGAAGATAACGTTACAGAGTCACGGCCAAATTTTAATACACCACAGGCACTTAG ATTTGAAGAACCTCTGGCCAATTTACTGAATGAGCAACACCGGACGGTGAAGGAACAGCTTGAGCAGTTGAGAATGAAAAAGTCCTCAATCAAGCCACCGCAAGAGATAGAAAAATCAAAACCTCAAAATGAGAAGCCTCTCCAGAGCCTTGTTCTGGACAGTATGCAAAGAAAGAGGCTCCAGCAGCAAATGCAGCAG CACGTTCAGCTTCTGACTCAAATCCATCTTCTTGCAAGTTCCAACCCTGCTTTAAGTTCAGAGGCCAGTACTACCAGGATGTTTTTG AGCGAGCTCGGTAACTTTGCTCGAAGCTCTACACTCCTTCGTCAGTCGTTCAATCCGAAGTTTCAAACGATGTTCCAGCCGTGTAACTTGAAGGGAGCGCTGCAGCTCATCGAAGATTTTCATGCCCAAGTCCAAGTTGACTGGAGCCCTCGCAAAGCCGTGAAGAAGAGCG CTAATGAATTTCCATGTTTGCCAAAGCAAGTGGCATGGATTTTGGCAACAAGGAGAGTCTTCATGTATCCAGAGTTGCTGCCAATATGTTCCTTGAAAGCAAACCCTCCCCGGGACAAGATTATCTTCACCAAGGCAGAGGACAA tttATTAGCTTTAGGTTTGAAACATTTTGAAGGGACAGAGTTCCCAAAGCCTTTGATCAGCAAGTATCTCTTGCCAACAAAAACTGCCCACCAGCTTACGGTACGAATCAAGAATCTGAATATGAATCGAGCCCCTGATAATATCATCAGA TActataaaaagacaaaacagttgCCCGTTCTGTTCAAGTGCTGCGAGGAAATCCAGCCTAATGAGTGGAAGCCGCCTGTGGAGAGAGAAGAACATCGCCTGCCATTTTGGCTAAAG GCCAGCCTGCCCTCCATTCAGGGGGAACTGAAGCAATTGGCAGAAGATGCCAGGGAGATGCCAGGTTCACCTGATGCAGAATCTGTCTTTTTGGGGACAGGAAAGGAAACTTCAGACACAGGATGTGATGAAAAATACCCTCTGCTCATGCCAAAGGGACTAGTACTGACCTTGAAGCCCCTTGCCAATCGGTTCTCCCGGAGAGCGTGGAGGAGGCAGAGGTCCTCAGCTCTGAAGCCTGTCCTCATTCGACCGAGTCCTTGTCTGCAGCCTGGTTCCAACACTATTAACATCCAGAAAACGGTGAAGTTGTCCCAGTCAGAAGCTCCTCCCAGCAAAGTCATGGTTCAGATTCCTCGGCTAATCCAGCCAGCTACAGTTACGCAGACGGTGTCAGGAGTGCAGCCTTTGAGTGTCCCAGCAGTGGTAGGAAGTGGGGATGGCTTGGAATTTCAGAACGTGCTGTCCCCATCGTATTCAGACTCCAGACAagctttctcagctgctgtaccACCAGCTCTGGTGTCCTCCAATCCAGTAACTTTTCAGCCAAAACTGATGTTGCCAGCTTTGGCCGGAGCAAAAATACGCAAACCTTGTGTTCGTAAGggataccaaaagaaaaaaggggcaaaatCTGCCCCGTTGATAAAGACTTCACCTTTGATTCAGCCATCTCCTGTCATCCTTACTGTACCTGCCACCACAGTGAAAGTGGTTAATATAGGCAATGGCTGCAATATGATTCAGCCCATAAACACAGCAGTTGGTAGAGGCGCTCAGGCTATTCCAGTTACGACCTTATTAGTAAATCCATCCACTTTCCCGTGTCCATTAAATCAGCCTCTAGTGACTTCTTCCATCCCTTCGTTGTTAGTCTCTCCTAACCCTGTTGGTCTTTCTGCATCGTCTGTTGGTGAAAATGAAGATCAGCTGAATCTGGTTCCTTCCTGCCCCGctggaaacaacaaaaatacctaTCCCACAGTGGAGCCCAAGGTTGAACCCCCAGAGCTGTATGTTTCGTGCTCCGCTGTCTCCCCCAAGGAGGAGTGTAGCACAAATCCTGCCACTTCGAGTACCAGCAGCCAGGAAAAGGTAAATAAGGGTGACCGCTGTAGCTGGACAGTGGTAGAAGGAGGTGAGAACGCTTCAGAGCCGTTGTCTGTGGACCTTCTGCCTCATTTAGAAGCTCCAGACGAAACAGTGAAAATTGAGCCTGAAGATTCAAGTGATGCTAGCAAGGAAGTAAATCCAGTACAGAAGAGGGATCTCTTATGTGCTGAAGTGAAGGAGGAATTCATGCTGGATCTTGGCCAGGAGCTGAACATGGAGGCTGCATGTTCATGTTCAAATGacctgaaagaaattaaaaaggagcACACTTTGTGTGAtgagaagggagaagaagaaCGAGGGGCTTCGCAGTCGCCTCCCCAGGGTGAACAGCAGACAGATGCAGGTGGTGTTGCTGGACCACAGCTAAGCAGCGAGTCTCCAAAGAATCTTTCGTACCCAGCAGACGTTGAGGCGGAATTTAGCAGTCCGCTAGGAAGACCGGAGGATTCCTCCAGTATAGACGGCCAGTCTGTTGGGACACCAGCTGGCCCTGAagctggaggagagagagaaggacaagaagaggaggaggaagatgacttTGATGATTTTACACAAGATGAGGATGAAGAAATGTCATCAGCCTCAGAAGAATCTATTCTTTCCGTGCCCGAACTTCag GAGACAATGGAAAAACTTACTTGGCTCGCAACAGAGAGACGTTTAAGCCAAGAAGGAGATTCGGAAGAAGAGAATTCCCAGGAAGAGAACTCtgagccggaggaggaggaggaggaggaaggggaagggatggagagttTACAGAAAGATGATGAAATATGTGGCGATACATCAGAGGAACCTAAATCTGCCTTCCCGTCGACAACGGCAGCCCCGCAGGTGGAAGCCCACAGAACGCCAGCAG GAGAAAGTATGAAAGCCCCTGGGAAGAGCAGGAGCTCCCACAGAACCAGAAATAAGAGGGGCCGGGCTCGCGCTAGCAAAGATACATCTAAGCTGCTCCTCTTGTATGACGAAGACATCCTGGAGAGAGATCCCCTGCGGGAGCAGAAGGATCTGGCATTCGCACAAGCCTATCTAAGCAGG GTGCGTGAAGCCTTGCAGCATGTTCCTGGAAAGTATGAAGACTTTCTTCGCGTTATCTATGAGTTTGAGATCAGCACGGACAAGCGAACGGCTGTGGATCTCTATTCCACTTTGCAGAAACTGTTGCACGACTGGCCACAATTGCTCACAGattttgctgcctttcttttGCCAGAACAAGCTTTGGAGTGTGGACTG TTTGAAGAGCAGCAAGCGTTCGAAAAAAGCCGGAAGTTCCTCAGGCAGCTGGAGATTTGTTTTGCTGAAAATCCTGCCCACCACCAAAAGATCATCAAAGTTCTGCAGAGCTGCGCAGACTGCCTCCCCCAGGAGATCGCCGAG
- the LOC128901144 gene encoding GON-4-like protein isoform X6 — protein MVARRLRSGRPPRRFRFLRGERDGAAGPGQRSPAASRFPVFQVGAGMSLSLKMLPCKKRRAAVAGPQSPREDGELPGAAGSSSVVAADGGFPAKPAPAARTGGGPPSSGPGVWRGPGEASLKGGRRPPGRPGPGPAQEAAGAKEASAAAPLPEGRGSPEAAAEGQGRTPKLYTEVELNSQRDPYLAENQSAVQESPVRSSLQLPVRNPAAMKPLKNTRAGEWPQQTDEENEDLGLFIPLEEQDGEDIERRKRRRKATKRKREGKSQEEEGSLSCDIKLDDTLDRTLEDGAKQHNLTVVNVRNILHEVITNEHVVAMMKAAISETEDIPLFEPKMTRSKLKEVVEKGVVIPTWNISPIKKANEVKPPQFVDIPLEEDDSSDEEYQPDDEDEDETAEESLLESDVESTASSPRGAKRSRTRRSSDEEGGTLCEMEKVTAPVLRHISAEVVPMGPPPPPKPKQNKDSTFMEKLHAVDEELASSPVCMDSYQSLEDSLIAFRTRSKRPLKDVPLGQLEAELRAPDITPDMYDPNTADDEEWKRWLGGLMNDDVENEDEADDDDDPEYNFLEDLDEPDTEDFRNDRAVRITKKEVNELMEELFETFQDEMGFSNMEDEGPEDEDNVTESRPNFNTPQALRFEEPLANLLNEQHRTVKEQLEQLRMKKSSIKPPQEIEKSKPQNEKPLQSLVLDSMQRKRLQQQMQQHVQLLTQIHLLASSNPALSSEASTTRMFLSELGNFARSSTLLRQSFNPKFQTMFQPCNLKGALQLIEDFHAQVQVDWSPRKAVKKSANEFPCLPKQVAWILATRRVFMYPELLPICSLKANPPRDKIIFTKAEDNLLALGLKHFEGTEFPKPLISKYLLPTKTAHQLTVRIKNLNMNRAPDNIIRYYKKTKQLPVLFKCCEEIQPNEWKPPVEREEHRLPFWLKASLPSIQGELKQLAEDAREMPGSPDAESVFLGTGKETSDTGCDEKYPLLMPKGLVLTLKPLANRFSRRAWRRQRSSALKPVLIRPSPCLQPGSNTINIQKTVKLSQSEAPPSKVMVQIPRLIQPATVTQTVSGVQPLSVPAVVGSGDGLEFQNVLSPSYSDSRQAFSAAVPPALVSSNPVTFQPKLMLPALAGAKIRKPCVRKGYQKKKGAKSAPLIKTSPLIQPSPVILTVPATTVKVVNIGNGCNMIQPINTAVGRGAQAIPVTTLLVNPSTFPCPLNQPLVTSSIPSLLVSPNPVGLSASSVGENEDQLNLVPSCPAGNNKNTYPTVEPKVEPPELYVSCSAVSPKEECSTNPATSSTSSQEKVNKGDRCSWTVVEGGENASEPLSVDLLPHLEAPDETVKIEPEDSSDASKEVNPVQKRDLLCAEVKEEFMLDLGQELNMEAACSCSNDLKEIKKEHTLCDEKGEEERGASQSPPQGEQQTDAGGVAGPQLSSESPKNLSYPADVEAEFSSPLGRPEDSSSIDGQSVGTPAGPEAGGEREGQEEEEEDDFDDFTQDEDEEMSSASEESILSVPELQETMEKLTWLATERRLSQEGDSEEENSQEENSEPEEEEEEEGEGMESLQKDDEICGDTSEEPKSAFPSTTAAPQVEAHRTPAGESMKAPGKSRSSHRTRNKRGRARASKDTSKLLLLYDEDILERDPLREQKDLAFAQAYLSRVREALQHVPGKYEDFLRVIYEFEISTDKRTAVDLYSTLQKLLHDWPQLLTDFAAFLLPEQALECGLVGTVKGGDQTLSRQCERLRKDKEFFLRQESLKSSKRSKKAGSSSGSWRFVLLKILPTTKRSSKFCRAAQTASPRRSPS, from the exons ATGGTGGCGCGGCGCCTGCGCAGCGGGCGGCCCCCGCGGCGCTTCCGCTTCCTGCGGGGCGAgcgggacggggcggcggggcccgggcagCGGAGCCCCGCGGCCAGCCgctttcctgttttccaggtgGGCGCAGGGATGTCGCTCTCGCTGAAGATGCTGCCCTGCAAGAAGAGGAgagcggcggtggcggggccgcAGAGCCCGCGGGAGGACGGAGAGTTGCCCGGCGCCGCCGGCTCTTCCTCGGTGGTCGCTGCCGACGGCGGCTTCCCCGCCAAACCGGCGCCGGCGGCACGAACCGGCGGCGGGCCGCCCTCCTCCGGCCCGGGCGTGTGGCGGGGTCCCGGGGAGGCCTCGCTGAAGGGCGGGAGGCGGCCCCCCggccggccgggcccgggccccgcGCAGGAGGCGGCGGGCGCGAAGGAGGCCAGCgctgccgccccgctccccgaGGGCCGCGGCAGCCCCGAGGCGGCGGCAGAAGGTCAAG GGAGAACGCCTAAGCTGTACACAGAGGTGGAATTGAATTCGCAGAGAGATCCGTATCTGGCTGAAAACCAATCTGCAGTGCAGGAGTCTCCAGTGAGAAGTTCTTTGCAGCTGCCTGTTAGAAATCCCGCCGCAATGAAGCCACTGAAGAACACCAGAGctggtgagtggccccagcagaCTGATgaggaaaatgaggatttgggTCTGTTTATTCCATTGG AGGAGCAAGATGGAGAGGATAttgagagaaggaagaggaggaggaaggcaaccaaacggaaaagagaagggaaaagtcaAGAAGAAGAGGGATCTTTGTCTTGTGACATCAAGCTAGACGATACCCTTGATCGCACCTTAGAAGATGGAGCTAAACAACATAACCTGACAGTGGTCAACGTGCGAAACATCCTTCAT GAAGTGATCACAAACGAGCATGTGGTTGCCATGATGAAAGCGGCCATCAGTGAGACGGAAGATATCCCTTTGTTT GAGCCCAAAATGACTCGTTCCAAACTGAAGGAAGTTGTGGAGAAAGGAGTG GTGATTCCAACATGGAATATTTCTCCAATTAAGAAGGCGAATGAGGTGAAG CCTCCTCAGTTTGTGGACATTCCTCTTGAGGAAGATGATTCCTCAGATGAAGAATACCAGCCtgatgatgaggatgaggatgagacTGCAGAAGAG AGCTTACTGGAAAGTGACGTAGAGAGCACCGCTTCTTCTCCCCGGGGAGCAAAACGGTCTAGGACAAGGCGATCATCTGATGAGGAGGGAGGGACGCTCTGCGAG ATGGAGAAGGTTACTGCACCCGTTCTTAGGCACATCAGTGCTGAAGTAGTTCCcatgggacctccaccacctcctaaaccaaagcaaaacaaagacagcaCGTTCATGGAGAAGCTGCATGCAGTGGATGAAGAATTGGCTTCAAGCCCAGTATGCATGGATTCTTACCAG tCTCTGGAAGACAGCCTCATTGCCTTCCGAACCCGATCTAAGAGACCGCTGAAGGATGTCCCTCTTGGTCAGCTGGAGGCTGAGCTCCGCGCCCCAGATATCACGCCTGATATGTATGATCCCAACACTGCAGATGACGAAGAATGGAAAAGGTGGCTTGGGGGTCTCATGAACGATGATGTGGAGAATGAAG ATGaagcagatgatgatgatgacccTGAGTACAACTTCCTGGAAGATCTGGATGAACCAGATACAGAAGACTTCAGAAACGATCGTGCTGTGAGAATTACCA aaaaggaagTGAATGAACTGATGGAGGAGCTGTTTGAGACA TTTCAGGACGAGATGGGTTTCTCGAACATGGAAGATGAAGGTCCAGAAGATGAAGATAACGTTACAGAGTCACGGCCAAATTTTAATACACCACAGGCACTTAG ATTTGAAGAACCTCTGGCCAATTTACTGAATGAGCAACACCGGACGGTGAAGGAACAGCTTGAGCAGTTGAGAATGAAAAAGTCCTCAATCAAGCCACCGCAAGAGATAGAAAAATCAAAACCTCAAAATGAGAAGCCTCTCCAGAGCCTTGTTCTGGACAGTATGCAAAGAAAGAGGCTCCAGCAGCAAATGCAGCAG CACGTTCAGCTTCTGACTCAAATCCATCTTCTTGCAAGTTCCAACCCTGCTTTAAGTTCAGAGGCCAGTACTACCAGGATGTTTTTG AGCGAGCTCGGTAACTTTGCTCGAAGCTCTACACTCCTTCGTCAGTCGTTCAATCCGAAGTTTCAAACGATGTTCCAGCCGTGTAACTTGAAGGGAGCGCTGCAGCTCATCGAAGATTTTCATGCCCAAGTCCAAGTTGACTGGAGCCCTCGCAAAGCCGTGAAGAAGAGCG CTAATGAATTTCCATGTTTGCCAAAGCAAGTGGCATGGATTTTGGCAACAAGGAGAGTCTTCATGTATCCAGAGTTGCTGCCAATATGTTCCTTGAAAGCAAACCCTCCCCGGGACAAGATTATCTTCACCAAGGCAGAGGACAA tttATTAGCTTTAGGTTTGAAACATTTTGAAGGGACAGAGTTCCCAAAGCCTTTGATCAGCAAGTATCTCTTGCCAACAAAAACTGCCCACCAGCTTACGGTACGAATCAAGAATCTGAATATGAATCGAGCCCCTGATAATATCATCAGA TActataaaaagacaaaacagttgCCCGTTCTGTTCAAGTGCTGCGAGGAAATCCAGCCTAATGAGTGGAAGCCGCCTGTGGAGAGAGAAGAACATCGCCTGCCATTTTGGCTAAAG GCCAGCCTGCCCTCCATTCAGGGGGAACTGAAGCAATTGGCAGAAGATGCCAGGGAGATGCCAGGTTCACCTGATGCAGAATCTGTCTTTTTGGGGACAGGAAAGGAAACTTCAGACACAGGATGTGATGAAAAATACCCTCTGCTCATGCCAAAGGGACTAGTACTGACCTTGAAGCCCCTTGCCAATCGGTTCTCCCGGAGAGCGTGGAGGAGGCAGAGGTCCTCAGCTCTGAAGCCTGTCCTCATTCGACCGAGTCCTTGTCTGCAGCCTGGTTCCAACACTATTAACATCCAGAAAACGGTGAAGTTGTCCCAGTCAGAAGCTCCTCCCAGCAAAGTCATGGTTCAGATTCCTCGGCTAATCCAGCCAGCTACAGTTACGCAGACGGTGTCAGGAGTGCAGCCTTTGAGTGTCCCAGCAGTGGTAGGAAGTGGGGATGGCTTGGAATTTCAGAACGTGCTGTCCCCATCGTATTCAGACTCCAGACAagctttctcagctgctgtaccACCAGCTCTGGTGTCCTCCAATCCAGTAACTTTTCAGCCAAAACTGATGTTGCCAGCTTTGGCCGGAGCAAAAATACGCAAACCTTGTGTTCGTAAGggataccaaaagaaaaaaggggcaaaatCTGCCCCGTTGATAAAGACTTCACCTTTGATTCAGCCATCTCCTGTCATCCTTACTGTACCTGCCACCACAGTGAAAGTGGTTAATATAGGCAATGGCTGCAATATGATTCAGCCCATAAACACAGCAGTTGGTAGAGGCGCTCAGGCTATTCCAGTTACGACCTTATTAGTAAATCCATCCACTTTCCCGTGTCCATTAAATCAGCCTCTAGTGACTTCTTCCATCCCTTCGTTGTTAGTCTCTCCTAACCCTGTTGGTCTTTCTGCATCGTCTGTTGGTGAAAATGAAGATCAGCTGAATCTGGTTCCTTCCTGCCCCGctggaaacaacaaaaatacctaTCCCACAGTGGAGCCCAAGGTTGAACCCCCAGAGCTGTATGTTTCGTGCTCCGCTGTCTCCCCCAAGGAGGAGTGTAGCACAAATCCTGCCACTTCGAGTACCAGCAGCCAGGAAAAGGTAAATAAGGGTGACCGCTGTAGCTGGACAGTGGTAGAAGGAGGTGAGAACGCTTCAGAGCCGTTGTCTGTGGACCTTCTGCCTCATTTAGAAGCTCCAGACGAAACAGTGAAAATTGAGCCTGAAGATTCAAGTGATGCTAGCAAGGAAGTAAATCCAGTACAGAAGAGGGATCTCTTATGTGCTGAAGTGAAGGAGGAATTCATGCTGGATCTTGGCCAGGAGCTGAACATGGAGGCTGCATGTTCATGTTCAAATGacctgaaagaaattaaaaaggagcACACTTTGTGTGAtgagaagggagaagaagaaCGAGGGGCTTCGCAGTCGCCTCCCCAGGGTGAACAGCAGACAGATGCAGGTGGTGTTGCTGGACCACAGCTAAGCAGCGAGTCTCCAAAGAATCTTTCGTACCCAGCAGACGTTGAGGCGGAATTTAGCAGTCCGCTAGGAAGACCGGAGGATTCCTCCAGTATAGACGGCCAGTCTGTTGGGACACCAGCTGGCCCTGAagctggaggagagagagaaggacaagaagaggaggaggaagatgacttTGATGATTTTACACAAGATGAGGATGAAGAAATGTCATCAGCCTCAGAAGAATCTATTCTTTCCGTGCCCGAACTTCag GAGACAATGGAAAAACTTACTTGGCTCGCAACAGAGAGACGTTTAAGCCAAGAAGGAGATTCGGAAGAAGAGAATTCCCAGGAAGAGAACTCtgagccggaggaggaggaggaggaggaaggggaagggatggagagttTACAGAAAGATGATGAAATATGTGGCGATACATCAGAGGAACCTAAATCTGCCTTCCCGTCGACAACGGCAGCCCCGCAGGTGGAAGCCCACAGAACGCCAGCAG GAGAAAGTATGAAAGCCCCTGGGAAGAGCAGGAGCTCCCACAGAACCAGAAATAAGAGGGGCCGGGCTCGCGCTAGCAAAGATACATCTAAGCTGCTCCTCTTGTATGACGAAGACATCCTGGAGAGAGATCCCCTGCGGGAGCAGAAGGATCTGGCATTCGCACAAGCCTATCTAAGCAGG GTGCGTGAAGCCTTGCAGCATGTTCCTGGAAAGTATGAAGACTTTCTTCGCGTTATCTATGAGTTTGAGATCAGCACGGACAAGCGAACGGCTGTGGATCTCTATTCCACTTTGCAGAAACTGTTGCACGACTGGCCACAATTGCTCACAGattttgctgcctttcttttGCCAGAACAAGCTTTGGAGTGTGGACTGGTAGGTACGGTGAAAGGAGGAGACCAAACTTTAAGCAGGCAGTGTGAACGCTTGCGAAAGGATAAGGAATTCTTCCTAAGGCAAGAAAG TTTGAAGAGCAGCAAGCGTTCGAAAAAAGCCGGAAGTTCCTCAGGCAGCTGGAGATTTGTTTTGCTGAAAATCCTGCCCACCACCAAAAGATCATCAAAGTTCTGCAGAGCTGCGCAGACTGCCTCCCCCAGGAGATCGCCGAG